GAGGGGTTCTCGATGCAAGAGCCAAAGGTGTAAACTTTGACGTCATGGTTGCTGCATCTTACGAAATCGCCAATTTCGTTGAGGAACCTACAGCAGAAAAGATAGTACCAACAATGGAGGAATGGGAATTGTATCCTAGACTTGCCAGTGCAGTCGCAACTAAGACCGTAGAACTTGGACTTGCCAGAAAAATAGACAGCAAGGAAGGATTTTATAAGAGAGCGCGTGATATTATAGAAAATAATAGGAACATCTATAGAAAGATGATGGATCTTGGTTTGATAAGGATGATGCCAAATGGTGAACGTAAATATTAGAAGGATGAAAAAGGAAGACATGGAATCTGTCATGGATCAGTTGCTTCGCCTGAAAAGACTTAACTCTGAATTCGATTGCATATTCAATGTCTCAGAACAATCGAAGGCAGATATCGAAAAGTACATAAACAAGATAATGAACAGTGATGATCACGTTCTGCTCGTAGCAGAACTTGACAACAAAATTACCGGCATTCTCTTTGCCGATATACTATTTAGGATATACTATGAACCAAAGTATGAGGCCAGAATCAGGGAATTTTACGTCATGCCTGAATACAGACGAAATGGAATAGGAAAGAAGCTTATTGATGCACTTAAACGCGAGCTGGATCCTAAGGGAATTACTTTCATAACTGCTGAGTTTCCAGCATTGAACCTTATTGCACAGAATTTTTATAAGAAAATAGGCTACAGGGAAATCGTCACAATATATGGACAGATACATTAAGTGTTTTATTTTCGAACTTCGTAAATTTACATTATTTTTTAAAACTATATACATTCTGGATTATTCAAATAAAATATTTCAAAGGAAATCGATAAAGAAGGACAAATTTTCTGGGAGTGATGAATTTTAAATTAAGCATCTAAGTGTATATGGGAGTTTATCTTAGAAAAGATAAAGCACACCTTAATCAACATTTTTTGCAAGCACTAATTACTGGGCTCTGAAAATTTTATCTCGCGTAATGTCATTGATGAGCCTGATATATAAGATCTTATATATATTTTTAGAAGTTAATGCAGTGTACGGTCAAATAAATCTTATAAGAAGCGGAGGAATTTAAAATAGATCTATTTGCTGACATACTCGCACGGCTAAAGCTCGTGGGGTTCTAAGGTCGCTATCGCTCATAACGTTGCCTCTCTGTGGGTATCAGTGCTCCCCTTGCATGCATCCCTGTCTGCATGCAATCGATCAATGCCTTTCTCAAATACTGGACGCAATGCTATGTTGAACGAAGCATTGGCATCGGCATTATCAACGTGTCCGCAACCCGGACACTTGAATTCCTTTCCTGAACGGTTGCCTTTGAGTCCACACCTTGAACACTCCTTTGAGGTGTTGTATGGATCGACATAGACAACGGGTATTCCAAGTAGTCTGGCCTTGTATTCTATCATCTTTTCAATCTGATAGAACGACCAGCTATTCAGGGGGTACCTGAAATTCCTGCTCGACTTTGCATTCCTTATTCCATTTAGATATTCGAGCTTTATTCCCATCCCATTCTGTTTTGCTTCCTGTACTATCTTCTTCGATACCTTGTGATTCACATCCTTCTCGATCCTATTCTCACGATCCTTTGCCTTCTTCACCATCCTGTACTTGCCCTTCTTCTGAAGGTGTTTCCTGATATTCTTGTACTTCCTGTGGATGTGTTCTGCACTCTTCCTAAGCTTCAAAACATTTCCAGTTTCTGGATTCCCAACAACGGCAATGTGCCCTGTTGTATTCCTGTCCACTACGAGATATGCCTTCGGTTCTATCATTGGATTTTCACGTATCGTTACTGATACGTATGCGAATTCTCTGCCGAGTTCGACCTGGTTGATCTTCTCAAAATCATTCCTGAAATAGTAGCTTAAGGTGAGTTTCAAGGACGGTATGGTTATGGTCCTATCTTCATGGTTAAAATGTATACCCTGAGCAGGTATAGTTAATTTTACATTGTGAACATTCTTTGCCTTTCGGTCTCTGGAATATTTTCTTAATATCTGGTTTGATATTATTGATTTAAGGCCAAATTGACTGACATCTTTATATCATATTTTTTAATATCATTATAAAGTTCCTTTGATACGGAATTTATTGATGTAATATTCTTATCTATCATAATACTTATCGTGAAATTACCTGTGTTGGTAAACTTACGCATTTAACGTCTATAATTTATCGTACGGTAGAAAATCATGTACTATTGCGTTGAGAGCACGCACAGAACCATATATTCTTATGGTTTCTCACTTTCAATAAAGGTTATATAAATATTTTTCAATATATGAACGATGACGAAGGGACTTGTTGTTATAGATATGCTTAACGATTTTGTGCATGGTACATTGAAAACTCAAGAAAGTTTGAGCACAGTTATCCCGGCCAGAAATGTGCTTGAAGCATTTAGAAAGAAAGGCCTGCCTATATTTTTTACCAATGATGCGCATTATAAGGAAGACCCAGAGATGAAGATCTGGGGATCACACGCAATGAAGGGTTCATGGGGAGCTCAGATAATAGAAGAACTGAAACCCTTAGAGAGCGAATTCGTGATAGAGAAGCACGCATATAGTGCATTTTATGGAACAAACCTCGACCAGATACTTAGAGCAAGAGGCGTAACCGAATTATTCCTAATTGGACTTGATGCAGACATTTGTGTAAGACACACTGCTGCTGATGCCTTATACAGAAATTATGCTATAACAGTTGTTGAGGATGCTGTTGCGGCCAGAATCGATAAGAATTGGAAAGATTATTTTATACGTGTATATGGTGCCAATATTGTTAAGTCAGATGAAATTAATAAGGTAATTTGAATGTCGCAAAACGATATTTTATCTCTATGCCATATATCAGCATAAGCTTAATCTATAATGTATTATTAGGTAAAATATGGATAGCTATTGGAGAAAAAAGCTTAATGAGATCTCCAAGCCAGAAAAGAACCATGAATATGAGCGCTGGAAGTCAAATACTTTGGATCCTTGGAATAAAAAAACTGGATATAAAGAAAGAGTATATCAGAATTCTTCAGAGATAAAGTTAAAAGAGGTTTACACCAAAGAGGATGTTCCAGATCTTGAATCCAGATTGGGCATGCCCGGGGAATACCCTTTCACAAGGGGAATATACCCGAACATGTACAGAGGAAAACTATGGACTATGAGAATGTTTTCAGGTTTTGGAACTCCTGAAGATACCAACAGGAGGCTTCACTACCTGATCGAAAATGGTGAAACTGGTCTCAGCATAGCATTTGATATGCCAACTCTGTATGGATACGATGCTGACAGTGAAAGATCAGAGGGAGAAATAGGCAAGTGCGGAGTAAACGTATCAACGCTGAAGGACATGGAGGTTATATTCAAAGGAATAGATTTAAGCAAGGTATCCACATCAATGACAATAAATGCACCAGCGGCAATTCTTACCGCTATGTACCTTGCAATAGCAAAAAAGCAAGGCGTTCCCTTTGATCAAGTATCTGGAACAGTACAAGCCGACATCCTTAAGGAATACATAGCACAGAAAGAATGGATGTATCCTCCTGAGGCGCACATAAGAATTATTAGGGACATGATGGTCTACTGTACTAAGAACGTACCAAAGTGGAATTACATTAGCATATCCGGATATCATATTAGGGAGGCCGGATCAAGTGCAGTTCAGGAACTTGCCTTTACCCTTGCTGATGGTTTCTATTATGTAGATTTGGGCATAAAGGCAGGTTTAGACGTCGATTCGTTTGCACCCAGGCTCTCGTTCTTCTTCAACTCATCTATAAATTTCTTTGAGGAAATTGCAAAATTGAGAGCCGCTAGAAGAATATGGGCCACCGTCATGAAGGAAAAGTATGGAGCTAAAAATCCAAGGTCAATGATGCTCCGTTTCCACACGCAGACCTCGGGTTATACCCTAACCTGGCAGCAGCCTCTTAACAACATTATCCGTACAACTATTGAGGCAATGGCGGCAGTTCTAGGTGGAACACAGAGCTTGCATACTAATTCCTACGATGAGGCATGGGCCTTGCCTTCCGATCAAGCCGTCAAGGTTGCGTTAAGAACACAGCAGATCATAGCCGAGGAAAGCGGTATTCCGGACGTCATTGATCCGCTTGGTGGATCTTACTATGTTGAATGGCTTACCGATAGGATGGAAGAGGAAGCTTACAAGTATTTCGACAGAATAGAAAGCATGGGTGGAATATTAGAGGCCATAAAGCGTGGCTACATACAAAAGGAGATTGCAGATACTTCTTACAAGCGGCAAAAGAAGCTTGAAACCGGCCAGGAAGTTATGGTCGGTGTCAACAAGTATATAGAGGAAGGAGAAGAGCCTATCAACTACCTGAAGATTGATAAGAAGGCCGAAGAAATGCAAAGAAATCGATTAAAAGAGGTAAAGAAAACGAGAGATGAATCAAAAGTCAGAGAAGCACTTGATGAACTTCGTAAGGCAATGCTTAACGAGAACGAGAACCTAATGCCGTATTATATTAAGGCAGTTGAGGCTTATGCTACAATACAAGAGATATCTGATGTAGGGAGGGATGTATTTGGAAGCTGGAAAGAACCTATCATCGTCTAGGCCGATAAAAGTCCTATTGGCGAAGCCGGCTATTGATGGGCATGACAGAGGCATATTTGTGCTAGCTAGAGCGCTCAGAGACGCAGGGATGGATGTCATATACGCGGGTCTTCTTCCGACTCCTGAACAGGTCGTAGACATAGCTATAAGCGAGGATGTTGATGTAATAGGCCTTAGCTTGCTTAACGGAGCACATATGACTGCCTTTAAGAAGGTAGTAGATCTTTTGCACGAGAAGGGAATAGACGACATAGCTGTCGTAGGCGGCGGCATAATACCGGACGACGACAAGCCCCTGCTTGAAAAGATAGGAATAACAGGAAATTACGGCCCCGGAACTCCATTGTCAGTTATAATAGACCACATAAGGAAGAGGGGTGAAGAAGCAAGAAGGAAGAAGGAGATGTAGATGGACAAATCCACTCTTGTAGAATACATAAGAAAAGGTGAGCCAAGGGCCATAGCAAGGGCCATATCATTAGTCGAAGAAGACAATGATTATTCCTACGAACTTATAAGGGAAATATACCCATACACTGGAAAAGCCCATATAATAGGAATAACCGGCCCTCCTGGAGTCGGTAAAAGCACAATGATAGGTATTCTGTCGAAGATGCTCTCAGAACATGGGAAAAAAGTATCAATACTAGCGGTTGACGCAAGCAGCCCATTTAGTGGAGGTACTCTTCTTGGTAATAGGATCAGAATGCAGGAAATACTATCGAAATATGGAATATATATGAGAAGCGTTGCAAACAGAGGTTTCACTGGTGGGTTGTCACGATCTACGTGGAACATAGTAAAGGTGTTAGACGCCTCAGGAAGTGATTACATAATAATTGAAACTGTTGGAGCGGGTCAATCAGATATTGATATAGTTTACCTTGCAGATACTGTAATTGTTACTTTAGCACCAGGATTAGGGGACAGCATACAAGCGATAAAGTCAGGAATGATGGAAATTGGCGATATATTCGTTATAAATAAGATGGATAGGGAAGGGTCATTCTTTGCGTTGAAAGATATAATGGATAACGTATATGAACATAATGGCTGGAATCCAAGGGTTGTGGGTACAAACTCTCTTAAAGGAGAAGGATATGACAAGCTTCTGGAAGCTATCGATGAACATAGGAAATACTCTGAGGCAAGCGGCAATAAGAAGGAGATAAGGTACAAGGAAGAGATTCGGCTTGCGATTTCTAGAGAGATTGAAAAAAAGGTTAACGGTGCTTTCGGTGAATTAATATCAGCTGAGGACATTGCTAGGGATATGAGGATGAAGATCGATCCGAGTACAGTGGCTAGAAGGCTATTTCACTCATCAAATGTAGCAGAAAAAGAAGTTAATTTTTAAATATATGCACGTATTTATTAAGTATGTATACACCCATAAAGTTCTTTACGAATGAGATGATAAAAAACGTATCGAATACTGTGAAAGAGGTCTCATCCTTTATATATCCACCAGTCACGTTATATCAAGATAGCTCTGATCTGGTATTGGAAGCAGAAATGGCCGGGTTTGACAAGAAAAACATAAAGGTCTCGGTAAATAAGAATGTACTCACTATAAGTGCGGAGAGAAAGAGAGAATACTCTACCGTATATATCGATCAGCGCGTTGACAAAGTGTATAAAGTAGTTAAGCTGCCCGTAGAGATTGAGCAGCAGGACATATCTGCTAAGTATAGTGAAGGCATACTTACAGTTAGAATGAAAACCAAGAACATAAAGAACGTAGAAATAGAATAAAATCATTTTTTAATAATAATATATATGAAAAGTATTGCATCTATTGCTATAAGTATGCTTGATGTGATTGGGTGAATTTTTTCCATTTGAAAAAAAGATAGGAGCAAGAAACCCAGAAATATTGAAGCAGGTATTTTGTAATCCTTGCGCTTAATAGGCTCCTCTTCATATTCCAACTTCCTTTTCAGCAATGGAACAAGCTGTACTGCTTTCTCGAGAGAAATCAACGTATCATCCAAGAAATTTGTCAGTCTCTTTTTGTAGAGTGTCTGTATGAGGCCCTCATCGTATAGTAGTTTCTGTAGTACCCTTATAAATTTGAAATCTGGGTCGAGTTGCTGACAGACACCTTCCAGTAGTGATGACATCCTCATGTAGAGAACCAATGCTCTAGGCAGGCGAAACGGAAACTGGAATATAACGTCATTCGCAACGTCTAAAAGTTCACGTATTTCTAAGTCTTCTGGCGTTCTGCCATAGAAATTTGCTATGGCCATGTCGATTCCACGCTTCACTATTCCCCGATTGGCCGCAGGAGAAAGTGCACCCAATGATAAAAGTGCGTCTATTATTTCGTCGGAGTCTTTGTTGAGAAGCCCGTCGTATAGTAAAAGAAGCTTGAACCTTAAATCATCGTTAATGAAACCTACCATGCCAAAATCGTAGAGAATTATAGAACCGTCGTCTGCTACCGAGATATTTCCAGGATGTGGGTCTGCATGAAAGATTGTATCCTTTAGCAGCATGCGCATGAAAACGGTGTCCACTCTGAGGGCGAGTTCCTTTGTATCGATATTCTTTTCCTTTAAAATCTGTACATTATCTATTTTTGTCCCTGAAATGTATTCCATCACAAGAACTTCCTTCGAGCTAAGCCCTTCAATTACTTGTGGTATTATGACTCTATCGTCCTCGTGTAAATTTGATCTTATTAGGTTCATGTTGGAAACTTCCTTCCGATAGTCGATCTCATCGAATATTCTCTTGTTAAAGTCCATTATTACATTTTCAATGCTTAGATACAGGAAATTTTCTATTCTCCCTTTTGCGTGCTTTAGGAGCCTTCTTATGGCTATAAGATCGGACTTCAAACGATCTTCAATATTGAAACGGTTAACCTTTACAACAACCAGCCTTCCCTTGTAGGTTGCCCTATATACCTGGCCCAAAGAAGCCCCGGAGATTGCATTTTCATCAAATTCATCAAAAACTTGATCAATTTTTCCTAAATTTCTCTCTATAATCTGTTTTACCAGGGGAAACGGATCTGGATCTACTTGATCCTGCAATTTTCTAAAAGCTGCAAGATATTCCTTGGGCATGAGATCGGGCCTGGCAGATAGTACTTGCCCTAGTTTTATAAAAGTCGGACCTAGATCCATAAAGGCTTTGACCGCTAATTCACCATTCCTCTGAATTTCATAGTCCCACTCATCGTTTTCTTTGGCTCTTTTCCGATCCTTTAGATACCTTCGGAATACAGGGTACAGTTTTAGAAGGATATGTATTTCTCGTTTTAGCGTAGCTGATGGCATTAATTGACCTCTCCTTATTCGGGGGAATCGCATAGAATTTTTGAGGCTTCTTCTATTATAACGTCTGATTTTTGAAAGCCCTTTATTTCTCCAGTCTTTTCGCCGTTAACAAAAAGAATTATCCTTGGTATGCTATTTATATTCAATTCATCTATAATCTTTGGATTCTTATCAACATTTATCCTAAAAAAATAGCAAGCGTTGAGCTTCTCACAGGCCTCCTCTAAGTAAGGCATCATTATTTTGCACGGATGGCACCATTCAGCCCATAATTCAAGTATAAACGACTTTGAAGTGCCGATCAACTCCTTGTACTCCTCGTAATTTATCTCTTTGACGCACGCCATATAGGTGAAAAGTGTTATTAAGGATATTATCTTTTTTGGTTTGTGTTGCGAATCTCTATCTCTCTACTTCTCTTTTCGAAATCGGTTTCATCTTCTCCAATAATATCGTTGATATACGCCTTGCATTTTCGCATTGTTCCGCTTGTGACTAAAGTGCGAGATCCTATTATTTCTGAATTTATGTAGTTTATAACTTTATCCTTATTGAATTGGCTTGCTAGCACTATTATGAAGTTCTCTTTCCTAAATTTAGTCTTGCATCTGAATTTACGAAACAATGCGTCAGAGAGCAATTCCGGTGTTTCGGAATAGACGACTATATACCGTTTCCTCAGCAACGATCCCTTCAATTTATTAGATAATACATAATCACTAGATTAATGTATACTTCCTTTCCCCTTTTGCCTTAACAAATATTTTAAACACGTGTGTGTTCATAAACCAGGTGAATTGGATACATATCGATTCAACAGTGGCGTGGTGAAATAAGTATGGATGATGTCGAAACGTTAATAAAGAACGCCGATCGAAACTTTGAGAAAGAGAAGTACATCGATGCCCTAAGGGATTATCTTGCTGC
This genomic stretch from Thermoplasma volcanium GSS1 harbors:
- a CDS encoding methylmalonyl-CoA mutase family protein, which translates into the protein MDSYWRKKLNEISKPEKNHEYERWKSNTLDPWNKKTGYKERVYQNSSEIKLKEVYTKEDVPDLESRLGMPGEYPFTRGIYPNMYRGKLWTMRMFSGFGTPEDTNRRLHYLIENGETGLSIAFDMPTLYGYDADSERSEGEIGKCGVNVSTLKDMEVIFKGIDLSKVSTSMTINAPAAILTAMYLAIAKKQGVPFDQVSGTVQADILKEYIAQKEWMYPPEAHIRIIRDMMVYCTKNVPKWNYISISGYHIREAGSSAVQELAFTLADGFYYVDLGIKAGLDVDSFAPRLSFFFNSSINFFEEIAKLRAARRIWATVMKEKYGAKNPRSMMLRFHTQTSGYTLTWQQPLNNIIRTTIEAMAAVLGGTQSLHTNSYDEAWALPSDQAVKVALRTQQIIAEESGIPDVIDPLGGSYYVEWLTDRMEEEAYKYFDRIESMGGILEAIKRGYIQKEIADTSYKRQKKLETGQEVMVGVNKYIEEGEEPINYLKIDKKAEEMQRNRLKEVKKTRDESKVREALDELRKAMLNENENLMPYYIKAVEAYATIQEISDVGRDVFGSWKEPIIV
- a CDS encoding RNA-guided endonuclease InsQ/TnpB family protein is translated as MISNQILRKYSRDRKAKNVHNVKLTIPAQGIHFNHEDRTITIPSLKLTLSYYFRNDFEKINQVELGREFAYVSVTIRENPMIEPKAYLVVDRNTTGHIAVVGNPETGNVLKLRKSAEHIHRKYKNIRKHLQKKGKYRMVKKAKDRENRIEKDVNHKVSKKIVQEAKQNGMGIKLEYLNGIRNAKSSRNFRYPLNSWSFYQIEKMIEYKARLLGIPVVYVDPYNTSKECSRCGLKGNRSGKEFKCPGCGHVDNADANASFNIALRPVFEKGIDRLHADRDACKGSTDTHREATL
- a CDS encoding GNAT family N-acetyltransferase, with the protein product MVNVNIRRMKKEDMESVMDQLLRLKRLNSEFDCIFNVSEQSKADIEKYINKIMNSDDHVLLVAELDNKITGILFADILFRIYYEPKYEARIREFYVMPEYRRNGIGKKLIDALKRELDPKGITFITAEFPALNLIAQNFYKKIGYREIVTIYGQIH
- a CDS encoding cysteine hydrolase family protein; the protein is MTKGLVVIDMLNDFVHGTLKTQESLSTVIPARNVLEAFRKKGLPIFFTNDAHYKEDPEMKIWGSHAMKGSWGAQIIEELKPLESEFVIEKHAYSAFYGTNLDQILRARGVTELFLIGLDADICVRHTAADALYRNYAITVVEDAVAARIDKNWKDYFIRVYGANIVKSDEINKVI
- a CDS encoding ABC1 kinase family protein — protein: MPSATLKREIHILLKLYPVFRRYLKDRKRAKENDEWDYEIQRNGELAVKAFMDLGPTFIKLGQVLSARPDLMPKEYLAAFRKLQDQVDPDPFPLVKQIIERNLGKIDQVFDEFDENAISGASLGQVYRATYKGRLVVVKVNRFNIEDRLKSDLIAIRRLLKHAKGRIENFLYLSIENVIMDFNKRIFDEIDYRKEVSNMNLIRSNLHEDDRVIIPQVIEGLSSKEVLVMEYISGTKIDNVQILKEKNIDTKELALRVDTVFMRMLLKDTIFHADPHPGNISVADDGSIILYDFGMVGFINDDLRFKLLLLYDGLLNKDSDEIIDALLSLGALSPAANRGIVKRGIDMAIANFYGRTPEDLEIRELLDVANDVIFQFPFRLPRALVLYMRMSSLLEGVCQQLDPDFKFIRVLQKLLYDEGLIQTLYKKRLTNFLDDTLISLEKAVQLVPLLKRKLEYEEEPIKRKDYKIPASIFLGFLLLSFFQMEKIHPITSSILIAIDAILFIYIIIKK
- the meaB gene encoding methylmalonyl Co-A mutase-associated GTPase MeaB, yielding MDKSTLVEYIRKGEPRAIARAISLVEEDNDYSYELIREIYPYTGKAHIIGITGPPGVGKSTMIGILSKMLSEHGKKVSILAVDASSPFSGGTLLGNRIRMQEILSKYGIYMRSVANRGFTGGLSRSTWNIVKVLDASGSDYIIIETVGAGQSDIDIVYLADTVIVTLAPGLGDSIQAIKSGMMEIGDIFVINKMDREGSFFALKDIMDNVYEHNGWNPRVVGTNSLKGEGYDKLLEAIDEHRKYSEASGNKKEIRYKEEIRLAISREIEKKVNGAFGELISAEDIARDMRMKIDPSTVARRLFHSSNVAEKEVNF
- a CDS encoding thioredoxin family protein, which translates into the protein MACVKEINYEEYKELIGTSKSFILELWAEWCHPCKIMMPYLEEACEKLNACYFFRINVDKNPKIIDELNINSIPRIILFVNGEKTGEIKGFQKSDVIIEEASKILCDSPE
- the hsp14 gene encoding archaeal heat shock protein Hsp14; the protein is MYTPIKFFTNEMIKNVSNTVKEVSSFIYPPVTLYQDSSDLVLEAEMAGFDKKNIKVSVNKNVLTISAERKREYSTVYIDQRVDKVYKVVKLPVEIEQQDISAKYSEGILTVRMKTKNIKNVEIE
- a CDS encoding cobalamin B12-binding domain-containing protein; the encoded protein is MYLEAGKNLSSSRPIKVLLAKPAIDGHDRGIFVLARALRDAGMDVIYAGLLPTPEQVVDIAISEDVDVIGLSLLNGAHMTAFKKVVDLLHEKGIDDIAVVGGGIIPDDDKPLLEKIGITGNYGPGTPLSVIIDHIRKRGEEARRKKEM